A portion of the Corynebacterium occultum genome contains these proteins:
- a CDS encoding GNAT family N-acetyltransferase, protein MEKLWIRREAEEDISSIHRLVARSYETARHSAHNAPQIVEGLRDADVLSLSLVAIQGFDVVGYIAASPVLISDGTGGWYGLGPVAVDPERQNAGIGGSLMGQALQELREGGAGGVVSLGDPDFYRRFGFEVIEGLAYRAAPAGELLAMNLCDSSVPQGSVSYHQAFGSPYQD, encoded by the coding sequence ATGGAGAAGCTATGGATTCGTCGTGAAGCTGAGGAGGATATTTCCTCTATCCACCGCCTGGTCGCCCGTTCCTATGAAACCGCCCGACACTCGGCACATAATGCCCCACAGATCGTGGAGGGTCTACGGGACGCTGATGTCCTCTCCCTGTCGCTCGTCGCAATCCAGGGGTTCGATGTGGTGGGCTATATCGCCGCCTCCCCGGTCCTCATCTCCGATGGCACCGGGGGCTGGTACGGTCTCGGCCCGGTGGCGGTGGATCCGGAACGGCAAAATGCCGGCATCGGAGGGAGCCTGATGGGCCAGGCATTGCAGGAGCTGCGGGAAGGCGGAGCCGGTGGGGTGGTGTCTCTCGGTGACCCGGACTTCTACCGGCGCTTCGGTTTCGAGGTCATCGAGGGCCTGGCCTACCGCGCCGCCCCGGCCGGTGAACTGCTCGCCATGAACCTCTGCGATAGCTCAGTGCCGCAGGGATCCGTCAGCTACCACCAGGCCTTCGGCTCCCCTTACCAGGACTGA
- a CDS encoding RidA family protein produces MSELNDHPYAPAKRVANHIFVSGALSVDRDYQPVQGRNEAMAAALERMRERLATAGGKLEDVVKLTYFVTDVTLREEANEQFREHFMASRPARSFVEASALPYGASVEIDAIAILSEE; encoded by the coding sequence ATGAGTGAGCTCAATGACCATCCCTATGCCCCCGCCAAGCGGGTCGCCAACCATATTTTTGTTTCCGGGGCCTTGTCGGTGGACCGGGACTATCAGCCCGTTCAAGGCCGGAACGAGGCGATGGCCGCGGCCCTGGAACGGATGCGGGAACGTCTGGCCACCGCCGGGGGAAAACTCGAGGATGTGGTGAAACTGACCTACTTCGTCACTGATGTCACCCTGCGGGAGGAGGCTAATGAGCAGTTCCGGGAGCACTTCATGGCATCCCGGCCGGCCCGCTCCTTCGTGGAGGCCTCCGCACTGCCCTATGGCGCCAGCGTGGAGATTGACGCCATCGCCATCCTGTCGGAGGAGTGA
- a CDS encoding DUF1801 domain-containing protein, which yields MSTSFDQVKGTARPLHRALVAAGYPDLESLHDVPHEKLAALHGVGSRGLERIQAALLERGLSLRGEIPTTAPGGARITAGHTGKNAADIKTHPTEVDPVEYIESLDTPRRVEHGRQLLEIFNRVTGEKPVMWGPSMIGYGQVHYESHTGREGDWFHLGFSPRKAKLTLYGLKDSPGSEELLPKLGKYTVGAGCIYLNKPEDIDLEVLAEMIAEAWRNQPED from the coding sequence ATGAGCACCAGCTTCGATCAGGTCAAGGGAACTGCCCGCCCACTGCACCGCGCCCTGGTGGCCGCCGGATACCCGGATCTCGAATCGCTTCACGACGTCCCCCATGAAAAGCTCGCCGCCCTGCACGGGGTAGGCAGTCGCGGTCTGGAGCGGATCCAGGCCGCGCTCCTGGAACGTGGTCTGAGCCTGCGCGGGGAGATCCCCACAACAGCACCGGGCGGTGCCCGGATCACGGCCGGGCACACCGGCAAGAATGCCGCCGACATCAAGACCCACCCCACCGAGGTTGATCCGGTCGAATACATCGAAAGTCTGGATACTCCGCGCCGCGTGGAACATGGACGACAGCTGCTGGAGATCTTCAACCGGGTGACCGGGGAAAAGCCGGTGATGTGGGGTCCCTCCATGATCGGTTATGGGCAGGTCCACTATGAGTCCCACACCGGCCGCGAGGGGGACTGGTTCCACCTGGGTTTCAGCCCTCGCAAAGCCAAACTCACCCTCTACGGGTTGAAGGATTCCCCGGGTTCAGAGGAACTTCTGCCGAAGCTGGGGAAGTACACCGTTGGCGCGGGGTGCATCTACCTCAACAAACCCGAGGACATCGACCTTGAGGTGCTGGCCGAGATGATCGCCGAAGCATGGCGTAACCAACCGGAGGACTGA